One genomic segment of Ipomoea triloba cultivar NCNSP0323 chromosome 9, ASM357664v1 includes these proteins:
- the LOC116028824 gene encoding uncharacterized protein LOC116028824 has protein sequence MRCKKHLSDLSSVVGVCATCLREKLFLLIEAQSHLHRSSNAAPAPRIVFPQSVSPYASRRESDTAATWRLSRHGLADQRFHATPQVGPTRELISNKKDKKKKNFRFSLFHHMFRSKSGDLDSDSDDRCNTMPSSSPSWFSTILAGRRGKKTRSLSLDEATIGVRQRTLRNCDRGMSPARYSDDDNEEDYQGGSSGQSSPAWKQTPRRTPAYQRGGGGGKAGLSRNAFCLSPLVWASPNQRWNQKGMPPEIVYPGEIRSPAKSRFHNATSFCKNRSRKLADFGRSRHNH, from the coding sequence ATGAGGTGTAAGAAACATCTTTCCGACTTGAGTAGCGTCGTCGGCGTTTGCGCTACTTGTCTTCGTGAAAAGCTATTCCTTCTCATCGAGGCCCAATCCCATCTTCACCGGAGTTCCAACGCCGCTCCCGCCCCGCGTATTGTTTTTCCTCAGTCCGTTTCGCCTTATGCCTCTCGCCGGGAATCTGATACCGCCGCCACCTGGCGCCTCAGCCGCCATGGCTTGGCGGATCAGAGATTCCATGCTACTCCACAAGTCGGCCCAACTAGAGAACTAATTTCCAATAAGAAggataagaagaagaagaattttagGTTTTCCTTGTTCCATCATATGTTTAGGTCTAAATCGGGTGATCTGGATTCGGATTCGGATGATCGGTGTAACACTATGCCGTCGTCGTCTCCTTCGTGGTTCTCCACAATTCTCGCAGGTCGTCGGGGGAAGAAAACCCGGTCGCTTTCGTTAGACGAAGCTACGATCGGAGTGAGGCAGAGAACTCTCCGGAATTGCGACAGAGGAATGTCGCCGGCTAGGTACTCCGATGACGACAACGAAGAGGATTACCAGGGCGGATCGAGCGGGCAATCGTCGCCAGCATGGAAACAGACACCGAGAAGGACTCCGGCGTATCAGAGAGGCGGCGGCGGTGGCAAAGCTGGTCTCAGCCGGAACGCGTTTTGTTTGAGTCCATTAGTGTGGGCCAGCCCTAACCAACGCTGGAACCAGAAGGGGATGCCGCCGGAGATAGTGTATCCCGGCGAGATTAGATCTCCAGCGAAGTCCCGCTTCCATAATGCGACGTCGTTCTGCAAGAACAGGTCGAGAAAACTTGCGGATTTCGGAAGGTCCCGTCACAACCACTGA